From the genome of Bacteroidota bacterium, one region includes:
- the cdd gene encoding cytidine deaminase, translating to MNYKALAKRAARARKHSHSPYSRFKVGAALLAANGKVYTGCNIEISTFALTLCGERTALFKAFSEGERKFTAIAVATDEPDFTPPCGACRQVIVDLAGDIDFVMSRKNGDIKVLKMSQLFPYPFGARSFTKAKKKTS from the coding sequence ATGAACTACAAAGCGCTCGCCAAACGGGCTGCACGCGCACGCAAACACTCCCACTCACCGTATTCCCGATTCAAAGTAGGGGCAGCACTCCTCGCGGCAAATGGCAAAGTGTACACGGGTTGCAATATCGAAATCAGTACATTTGCGCTTACTCTTTGCGGTGAGCGTACCGCCCTTTTCAAAGCGTTCTCGGAAGGGGAACGCAAATTCACGGCTATCGCCGTAGCAACCGACGAACCCGATTTCACGCCGCCGTGTGGCGCATGCCGGCAAGTTATCGTGGATCTTGCCGGCGATATTGACTTCGTCATGAGCAGAAAGAACGGCGATATCAAGGTCCTCAAGATGAGCCAGCTGTTCCCCTACCCGTTCGGAGCACGGAGCTTCACAAAAGCGAAAAAGAAGACTTCATGA